The Plasmodium knowlesi strain H genome assembly, chromosome: 14 genome has a segment encoding these proteins:
- a CDS encoding pre-mRNA-splicing factor CWC22, putative translates to MAKDDFRKRRKKSDSSMEQNSRRKRGKEGRGKSPFASSDDDRNEGERTKRKTIRSRYSSYESEEGERKITTSHEKSRGYKKSKRINQGKKSSHSSDEYYTSSSVASSPRREISTSEGRKKEKMDHSKSGEEYSSVDSEDKSSQGGSPSTPSLSSGRTSVSIGRGCSTKKGRNKSKSASSENSDECWTHAKRRRLIRDGDGGAKRVMRAKHKHKSGDDENQGKELERKKMKKGNRKRERHHSSSSGDSNSNSNSTSTSGRSEVKKRIRPNEGRSDKRENRRSEPASSEDTDVGRKMSKRGETKNSGRNKKRDGKDHMSHARKERQDDRNPKRGKRRKDERSESSSLGSVRGGESEDSSPRQRKRDASAGSDKSRESRHSGDGTSSSGGSSNRRRRRRGKGTSSSDNSESSGSSESGDRRSDEGKKRKKGTKPGRRKSREEEKQHQTEEAYDPYAEDQNGNLEINEELIEYAKQKIANVTTEDIGKAGGVYIPPFKLERLKKEVTNKKSALYQKQEWLKLKKKINNIVNKVNVDNIGDVCYELFECNLIRGKGIFSRALIHAQLSSPAFTHVFAALLCIINSKFPTIGLLTIQRIILHFRRSYKRNDKIVCMNSVKFIAHMINQRVIHEIVGLQLCSILLQNITNDSVQVCTYFLAEVGELYMNICRKGIDIIFDRLKDIIQEGKINIKTQYDIEKLWTYRKNYFRDFPTILEDLDLIDEDEKIVHEIDLLDESFENQEELNIFREVTPEQYEEENIEWENIANELLHGDASGGRRKGRNASDQSDECDQRDESDRSDEIDGASAGSDESSTDSENDHPQAREHSDISDGKSGRDDEEEEDDDQAKQEITDMTEQYLINLRKNVYLSIMSSLSFEECVHKLLKLNIKKGYEIEICNMLIDCCCMEKTFQKFYALQAERLCKLKIIYQENFQKCFQNSYNTAHRLETAKLRNCAKLFAHLLYTDSVSWSIFLNIKLSEEDTTSSTRIFLKILLQELTNNLGMQAFYHKINHPAISPFMSGLFPTDNAQDIRFCVNFFTAIGLGALTTSMRKLLQG, encoded by the coding sequence TCCTCCTATGAAtcggaagaaggggaaaggaaaattacaacatcacatgaaaaaagtagaggatacaaaaaaagcaaaaggataaatcaagggaaaaaatctTCACACAGTTCGGATGAATATTACACCAGTAGCAGTGTTGCATCTTCGCCAAGAAGAGAGATATCCACTtcggaaggaaggaagaaggaaaaaatggaccaTTCCAAGAGTGGGGAGGAATACAGTAGTGTTGATTCAGAGGACAAATCGTCCCAAGGGGGAAGCCCAAGCACCCCCAGTTTGAGCAGCGGAAGGACGTCGGTCAGTATTGGGAGAGGCTGTagcacaaaaaaggggagaaataaATCGAAGAGCGCTTCTTCAGAGAATTCTGATGAATGTTGGACCCAtgcgaaaagaaggagacTAATAAGGGATGGAGATGGAGGAGCCAAAAGGGTCATGCGTGCAAAGCATAAGCACAAATCAGGGGATGATGAAAACCAGGGAAAGGAActtgagagaaaaaaaatgaaaaagggaaacaggAAAAGGGAACGACATCATAGCAGCAGCAGTGGCGACAGCAACAGTAACAGTAACAGTACTAGTACCAGCGGAAGATCGGaggtgaagaaaagaattcgACCTAATGAGGGGCGAAGCGATAAGAGAGAAAATAGGAGAAGCGAGCCCGCTAGCTCGGAGGACACTGACGTGGGGCGAAAAATGTCCAAGCGTGGCGAAACTAAAAACTCagggaggaataaaaagagggaTGGGAAGGACCATATGTCTCATgcgagaaaggaaagacaagATGATAGGAATCccaagagggggaaaagaagaaaagatgaACGGTCGGAATCATCCAGCTTGGGAAGCGTACGAGGTGGGGAAAGTGAGGATTCGTCACCACGTCAAAGAAAACGCGATGCTTCAGCGGGGTCAGATAAATCGAGAGAAAGTCGTCACTCCGGGGATGGGACTAGCAGCAGCGGAGGATCCTCGaacaggaggagaaggaggagggggaaaggcaCTAGTAGCAGCGACAATAGCGAAAGCAGTGGTAGCAGCGAAAGTGGTGATCGCAGGTCTGATGAAGggaagaaacggaaaaaagggacCAAACCGGGTCGTAGGAAGTCTCGCGAGGAGGAGAAACAGCACCAAACAGAAGAGGCGTATGATCCTTACGCGGAGGATCAGAACGGAAACCTCGAAATTAACGAAGAGCTAATCGAATACGCCAAGCAGAAAATCGCCAACGTGACGACTGAGGATATAGGAAAGGCAGGAGGAGTGTACATTCCTCCATTTAAATTGGAGAggttgaagaaggaagtaacgAATAAGAAAAGTGCACTCTACCAGAAGCAGGAATGGTTgaaattaaagaagaaaattaataaCATAGTGAATAAGGTGAATGTAGATAATATAGGAGATGTATGTTACGAATTATTTGAATGTAATTTAATCAGAGGGAAGGGTATATTCAGTCGTGCACTGATCCATGCGCAGCTAAGTTCTCCTGCATTTACTCACGTTTTTGCAGCTTTGTTATGTATTATCAATTCGAAGTTTCCAACCATAGGCTTACTTACCATACAGAGAATTATTCTCCATTTTAGAAGATCTTACAAAAGAAACGATAAAATTGTCTGTATGAACAGCGTAAAATTTATTGCACATATGATTAACCAGAGAGTTATTCACGAAATTGTTGGTCTTCAATTATGCTCTatacttttgcaaaatataaCGAATGACTCTGTACAAGTGTGTACGTACTTTTTAGCAGAGGTTGGTGAAttatatatgaacatatgtCGAAAAGGTATCGATATTATTTTCGATAGACTAAAGGATATTATACAAGAAGGGAAGATTAACATAAAAACGCAATACGATATTGAGAAGCTGTGGACTtataggaaaaattattttcgtGATTTTCCTACGATCCTTGAAGATTTAGATCTCATTGATGAAGACGAGAAAATCGTACACGAAATCGATCTTCTGGATGAGAGTTTTGAGAACCAGGAGGAGTTGAATATCTTTAGGGAAGTGACCCCCGAGCAGTACGAGGAGGAGAATATCGAGTGGGAAAATATTGCCAATGAGTTGCTTCACGGAGATGCCTCTGgcgggagaaggaagggaaggaacgCAAGCGATCAAAGCGACGAATGTGATCAGAGGGATGAATCTGATCGAAGTGACGAAATTGACGGTGCTAGTGCTGGTAGTGACGAGAGCAGCACGGATTCGGAGAACGACCATCCCCAGGCACGCGAACACAGTGATATCAGTGATGGAAAAAGTGGCCgcgatgatgaggaggaggaggacgaTGACCAGGCCAAACAGGAAATAACAGATATGACAGAACAGTACCTTATCAATCTCAGGAAGAACGTTTACCTCTCCATCATGTCTTCTCTGAGTTTCGAAGAATGTGTCCACAAGTTACTAAAactgaacataaaaaaaggatacgAAATAGAAATTTGCAATATGCTTATTGACTGTTGTTGCATGGAAAAGACATTCCAAAAATTCTATGCCCTCCAGGCAGAGAGGTTATGTAAGCTCAAAATTATCTAtcaggaaaattttcaaaagtgCTTTCAAAATTCGTATAATACTGCCCATAGATTGGAGACAGCCAAATTAAGGAACTGTGCAAAATTATTTGCTCATTTGTTATACACTGATTCAGTATCATGGAGCATTTTTCTCAACATCAAATTGTCTGAAGAAGACACTACATCGTCCACTAGAATTTTCCTCAAAATTTTGTTGCAAGAATTAACTAACAATTTAGGCATGCAGGCATTTTATCATAAAATTAATCACCCCGCCATTTCTCCCTTCATGAGTGGGTTATTCCCCACAGACAATGCTCAGGATATACGTTTTTGTGTGAATTTTTTCACAGCCATTGGCTTAGGCGCCCTCACCACTTCGATGCGTAAGTTACTTCAGGGATAA
- a CDS encoding sphingomyelin phosphodiesterase, putative, whose product MDNLNALTDTILTIMSYNVQMLSVPLSNQLNLSTRQDAVIDYICSLDDLLNLDILVLNEVFTRNFHDKLTKGNIKDRFPYHTNVLGTKSEDFGKCSNSIVHVGKDERVGTSTKRKTTKKKAGGGKAPTMNDLNRKIVSTKKMLPEGSLPKVTTLGGATTREATPSGEEEASSLNSSDTNNNDQEEAGETLNLDSSDNNNRSEGECILSFNCGLERASKIKGKPSNHNYKAVPNKNERRNGADGSNKRESTSSDKEAQCSETDDGITIREERKNLYMNSRGVAGEEKMKDKSWSLHRNQLKGEWTNKDGSSKSVKEASASAEGMSKEDVLGEDPHANVDGSTKERRSKRNTAVTEKSNGDGKVSTQSYNNKERNPHRREIRIPSEAKTSIPNSVSSEENLNEKKWEGKKKKKNKINKQNITIFDSISGKSKFYQLLNGGVIILSKHPFIHKHALLYKNSRFPDMFCTKGAIYVKLYVNNKPVNVIATHLQAGDSRGQQNCRWKQLSELSNWVYNGTPSLHIKRNEPLFFVGDFNIRYDIDKLFFDKVLSSDCLNSYVTKKALETTYDSYLNDYCMHMERDYSFNYKYTLDYILVNNDSYVKTLVPQTAIQKGYRPIQIMKFLLGFIPYKCTHVHHPSDHFPIYATFKIMN is encoded by the coding sequence atggataactTAAACGCCCTTACAGATACAATATTAACTATTATGTCTTACAATGTTCAAATGCTATCCGTTCCTTTAAGCAACCAGTTAAATTTATCGACCAGACAAGATGCTGTAATTGACTACATATGCTCTCTGGACGATCTGCTCAACCTAGATATACTTGTTCTAAATGAAGTGTTTACGAGGAACTTTCATGACAAGCTTACCAAGGGGAATATTAAGGATAGATTTCCCTACCATACTAATGTGCTTGGCACGAAGAGTGAAGACTTTGGGAAATGCAGCAATTCTATCGTGCACGTAGGGAAAGACGAAAGGGTGGGGACCAGTACCAAGAGGAAGACTACAAAGAAGAAGGCAGGCGGAGGGAAGGCCCCTACCATGAATGACCTGAATAGGAAAATCGTCAGCACGAAGAAAATGCTTCCCGAAGGATCACTGCCCAAAGTAACCACATTAGGAGGAGCTACTACAAGAGAAGCCACGCCCAgcggagaagaagaagcttcGTCCCTTAACTCAAGTGATACAAACAATAACGACCAAGAGGAAGCGGGGGAGACTCTAAACCTGGACTCCAGTGATAATAACAATAGGAGCGAGGGGGAGTGCATTCTATCGTTTAACTGCGGCCTTGAGAGGGCAAGCAAAATAAAGGGGAAACCAAGTAATCACAATTATAAGGCGGTGCCAAATAAAAACGAAAGGCGCAATGGGGCGGATGGCTCCAACAAAAGGGAGAGTACCAGTAGCGACAAAGAAGCACAGTGCAGTGAAACAGACGATGGAATAACCATCcgggaggaaaggaagaatctGTACATGAATAGCAGGGGGGTCGCtggcgaagaaaaaatgaaggacaaGTCGTGGAGTCTGCATAGAAACCAGTTGAAGGGAGAATGGACTAATAAGGATGGAAGTTCCAAATCCGTGAAGGAAGCTTCCGCTAGCGCCGAGGGGATGAGCAAGGAGGATGTACTTGGGGAGGACCCACATGCAAATGTAGATGGGTCTACTAAGGAGAGAAGGAGTAAGAGGAACACAGCCGTCACAGAGAAGAGCAATGGCGATGGTAAGGTGAGCACACAGAGTTATAACAACAAGGAGAGGAACCCTCATAGACGCGAGATACGTATCCCGAGCGAAGCCAAAACGAGCATCCCTAACAGTGTGAgcagtgaagaaaatttgaacgagaaaaagtgggaaggaaagaaaaaaaaaaaaaataaaataaataagcaaAATATAACCATATTCGATTCTATATCAGGCAAatcaaaattttatcaattgCTAAACGGAGGTGTAATCATTTTGTCCAAGCATCCCTTCATCCACAAGCATGCCTTGTTATATAAAAACAGTAGATTTCCTGACATGTTCTGTACAAAGGGTGCCATTTATGTGAAGCTTTATGTTAATAACAAACCAGTGAATGTGATAGCGACCCACTTGCAAGCAGGAGATTCAAGAGGACAGCAGAATTGCAGATGGAAACAGTTGAGTGAATTGAGCAACTGGGTATATAATGGGACACCCAGTTtacatataaaaaggaatgagccccttttttttgttggtgATTTTAATATTAGGTATGACATagataaattattttttgataAAGTACTGTCGAGTGATTGCTTAAACAGCTACGTGACAAAAAAGGCACTTGAGACGACCTACGATTCTTACCTGAACGACTACTGCATGCATATGGAGCGTGATTACTCttttaattataaatatactTTAGACTACATATTGGTAAATAACGACTCCTATGTGAAGACTCTCGTGCCACAGACAGCCATACAGAAGGGGTACAGGCCAATTCAGATAATGAAATTTTTGCTGGGCTTTATTCCTTATAAATGTACGCATGTGCATCACCCCAGTGACCACTTCCCCATATATGCCACttttaaaattatgaatTAG